One stretch of Lucilia cuprina isolate Lc7/37 chromosome 6, ASM2204524v1, whole genome shotgun sequence DNA includes these proteins:
- the LOC111677473 gene encoding importin-11, with amino-acid sequence MDMQPSSPELMVCQALCAATDSNHEVVRKAELQLAEWEGQPGFFTTLTRICLAVVGGMDPSIAPHLDVNVRWMAVVYLKNGINKFWRKGTRQELSQEEKQQIRDLLLVHFANEPIPQISLQIAVLMARIARIDCPRDWPQLIPELLKRLQEFAANVGSCDVYESGEQQRVLLTLHHVIKALASRRMMAEKKVFEELTSNIYEFIYQLWDTLCPLFFHQLKEAPFLAKTTLERSVLCTRILRKLTIFGYSKPQSSEICLRFVEKLFERLKQCLNCRFELRQLNADEQIIALLEKLILKQMKTLLEFHEMHAEAFKNFAPMALQFSFDHVFHISAYLIFTDNIINFRQFAIHCINLMKGLMSPFYWQKVDNSWDSENNRELEIRTSLEKFFTEERLSYICEKIITHYFILTQIELDLWLEDPEEFAQDDNGGDTWKYALRPCVETLFAACFASYQTQMSAEVVKYIQKAQQIQLTASSDLKDILLKDAIYNAAGQASLHLFNELDFDAWFSGQLLNELKIDSDNFRILRRRIIWLLGEWAGVKFSRDLRPLAYEACLHLLRPSEDMSIRLASSRTLSILVSDFDFAPEAFLPYLEPSFNALFVLLRESKECDTKMKVLTIMSSLVEKMSDNIEPQADNLISYLPLLWKESEDYSMLRCAIICTLQQVVKAIRDIPEKMRPFLYSVIALSTDIQEPSHIYLIEEGLSLWVAVVENSTSMSEQLMNLCRNIMPIIEMSSENLRTVLVLIQAYILLDAHAFLERYGRSFIDFCNRMFDDIRPEGISLMLKVLEICLKTDASYGLELVRPLLPYIFRQVYSNKDFPMLMGMYLTMVARVLLISQQVFMEVIQELQQPDALEKILDVWITKMPLVTELEKLKLFCLAFLSIFSNNPIVLERFPAIMQNIRDTLFEVMREDEDDEVPDDANDPNKTSETKQVKYCDSLVFVDEYDLDTSSYCTMDDFDYKTYHYDRCRQLSLKDPVHKISLPQYIEWQLNNLRTQLGDEAYQQLMRSVYPGVLEKFGQFANLQITFPIN; translated from the exons GGGTTTTTTCACGACACTAACACGCATATGTCTGGCGGTTGTTGGTGGAATGGATCCATCTATTGCACCACATTTGGATGTGAATGTGCGCTGGATGGCGGTGGTGTATTTGAAGAATGGCATTAATAAGTTCTGGCGTAAAGGAACTCGCCAGGAATTATCGCAGGAGGAGAAGCAACAAATTAGGGATTTACTATTAGTACATTTTGCCAATGAACCCATACCTCAAATTTCCTTACAAATAGCTGTTTTAATGGCTCGTATAGCTCGCATAGATTGTCCACGTGATTGGCCTCAGTTGATACCGGAACTACTGAAGCGTCTACAGGAGTTTGCTGCCAATGTTGGTAGTTGTGATGTGTACGAATCCGGTGAACAGCAAAGAGTGCTTTTAACTCTCCATCATGTTATCAAGGCTTTGGCCTCGCGTCGCATGATGGCCGAAAAGAAGGTTTTCGAAGAGCTTACCAgcaatatttatgaatttatttaccAACTATGGGATACACTTTGTCCACTGTTCTTCCACCAATTAAAAGAGGCACCATTCCTGGCCAAAACCACTTTGGAACGCTCTGTGTTATGTACTAGAATTTTGCGTAAATTAACTATATTTGGTTATTCAAAACCACAATCCTCCGAAATATGCCTGCGTTTCGTTGAGAAACTATTTGAGCGTCTTAAGCAGTGTTTGAATTGTCGTTTCGAGTTGCGACAACTTAATGCGGACGAACAAATTATAGCACTATTGGAGAAATTGATATTAAAACAGATGAAGACCCTATTGGAATTCCATGAAATGCATGCCGAGGCTTTTAAGAATTTCGCTCCCATGGCTTTGCAGTTCTCATTCGACCATGTCTTCCACATTAGTGCTTATCTTATATTCACcgataatataataaattttcgcCAATTTGCTATTCACTGTATTAATCTAATGAAGGGTCTGATGTCTCCGTTCTATTGGCAAAAGGTCGACAATTCGTGGGACAGTGAAAATAATCGTGAATTGGAAATACGCACCTCGCTGGAGAAATTCTTCACCGAAGAACGTTTAAGTTACATTTGCGAAAAGATAATTACACACTATTTTATACTAACACAAATCGAACTCGACCTATGGCTAGAAGATCCCGAGGAGTTTGCTCAAGATGACAATGGTGGCGACACATGGAAGTATGCCTTGAGACCATGTGTGGAGACATTATTTGCTGCTTGTTTTGCTAGTTACCAAACACAAATGTCGGCAGAAGTTGTTAAATACATACAGAAAGCCCAACAAATTCAGCTGACAGCAAGTTCCGATCTTAAGGACATTCTGCTAAAAGACGCAATTTACAATGCCGCCGGGCAGGCGTCTCTACATTTATTCAATGAACTAGACTTTGATGCCTGGTTCAGTGGTCAGCTATTGAATGAGTTAAAAATTGACTCGGACAATTTTCGAATATTACGTAGACGCATAATTTGGCTGCTGGGAGAATGGGCCGGAGTGAAATTCTCACGAGACCTACGACCTCTGGCTTATGAGGCTTGTTTACATTTGTTGCGTCCCTCTGAAGATATGTCCATTCGTCTGGCTTCATCTAGGACGCTGTCGATTTTGGTGTCAGACTTTGATTTTGCACCCGAAGCATTTTTGCCCTATTTGGAACCATCGTTTAATGCTCTGTTTGTGCTGTTGCGTGAATCTAAGGAATGCGATACTAAAATGAAAGTTTTGACAATCATGTCATCGTTGGTGGAGAAAATGAGTGATAATATTGAACCACAAGCTGATAATTTGATATCCTATTTACCGTTACTGTGGAAAGAGAGTGAAGATTATAGTATGTTACGTTGTGCTATTATATGCACACTACAACAAGTTGTTAAGGCCATACGTGATATTCCGGAGAAAATGCGTCCATTCTTATACAGTGTTATTGCTTTGAGTACCGATATACAG GAACCTTCTCACATCTATCTCATCGAAGAAGGCTTATCACTGTGGGTGGCTGTGGTAGAAAATTCGACTAGCATGTCAGAGCAGCTAATGAATTTGTGTCGAAACATAATGCCCATTATAGAAATGTCTTCGGAAAATCTACGCACCGTATTAGTGTTAATACAGGCATACATCCTGCTGGACGCACATGCCTTCTTAGAACGTTATGGACGTTCATTTATAGACTTTTGCAATCGTATGTTCGATGATATACGTCCCGAGGGCATAAGTTTAATGTTGAAAGTTCTAGAGATTTGTCTAAAGACAGATGCTAGCTATGGCTTAGAACTAGTAAGACCTCTTTTACCATACATATTCCGACAAGTATACAGTAACAAGGATTTTCCTATGCTTATGGGCATGTATCTAACAATGGTGGCCCGTGTGCTGTTAATAAGTCAACAGGTGTTTATGGAAGTTATACAAGAACTGCAGCAGCCAGATGCTTTGGAAAAGATATTGGATGTTTGGATCACAAAGATGCCTTTGGTGACAGAGTTGGAAAAACTTAAACTATTCTGTTTGGCCTTTCTGTCAATATTCTCTAATAATCCCATAGTTTTGGAACGATTTCCCGCCATCATGCAAAACATTAGAGATACACTGTTTGAGGTAATGCGCGAGGATGAAGATGACGAAGTGCCGGACGATGCCAATGATCCGAACAAAACTAGTGAAACTAAACAGGTCAAGTACTGTGATTCATTGGTTTTTGTCGATGAGTACGATTTAGATACGAGCAGTTATTGCACCATGGACGATTTTGATTATAAAACCTATCACTATGATCGCTGCAGGCAATTGTCTCTCAAAGATCCGGTTCACAAAATCTCCCTACCACAATACATCGAATGGCAATTGAATAACCTGCGCACTCAATTGGGCGATGAGGCCTATCAACAACTAATGCGTTCCGTTTATCCAGGTGTTTTGGAAAAATTTGGACAATTTGCTAATTTGCAAATAACATTTCCCATTAATTAG
- the LOC111677474 gene encoding protein Cep89 homolog produces MTTTTRRNVIITDLDQSDTQIGTHEGSHRKVHKKRTKEKTLQTLSGNFNRRSQSAEGSKEDKCGKTAKHTSYFNELLQSKDQQMEKLLQRLATLHKFNEQFADENQRLLNDAKCLEQRIAVLQRQIADCNNCHKLDQELSQSIEDNKVLTADVEMMKTLVYRLNVQIERYQDCFRQGTKPEEKSHQNSDTKSSISQWQQGRLRTHTLSPLLQAYDEMLRDKEDLIQQYKQEFGHFTGELKTVIEENNRLQQEIENLKRDGGNWREERARLQAQLDICRQKADSQTRKTDLAKEKLVEVMHCYEQKIQTLVLDMEHLQSAYTRCKAELASLKSMAALPQDTIATSLQECKELLEQLRQQHSKEKHSLERTIGELSERNTNVDIKIEKLKQENSKLKQELEEHLTQTNDLRKRNVSLQRSVEKVKRSRDRLKARLRIALQWAQKLEEGQANLQTTWDALKRLETIVKHKESQVRGLHARHLQEIDKLEKKLAQKEETIKTILRDRLNVNTNR; encoded by the exons atgacaACAACTACAAGAAGAAATGTTATTATAACCGATCTGGACCAATCGGATACACAAATAGGCACACACGAAGGTAGTCATCGTAAGGTTCATAAAAAACGCACAAAAGAGAAAACATTGCAAACGCTTTCGGGCAACTTCAATAGGCGTTCTCAGAGTGCAGAGGGCTCGAAAGAGGATAAATGTGGCAAAACTGCTAAACACACTAGTTACTTTAATGAATTG CTTCAATCAAAAGATCAACAAATGGAAAAATTACTGCAACGTTTGGCCACCctgcataaatttaatgaacagTTTGCCGATGAAAATCAACGTCTTCTTAACGATGCCAAATGCCTAGAGCAGCGTATTGCCGTCTTGCAACGTCAAATAGCTGATTGCAACAACTGCCACAAGCTAGACCAGGAGTTGTCCCAAAGCATAGAGGATAACAAAGTGTTAACAGCCGATGTGGAGATGATGAAAACTCTAGTCTATCGTTTAAATGTACAAATAGAACGCTATCAGGATTGCTTTAGACAAGGAACCAAGCCAGAGGAAAAATCACATCAAAACTCAGATACTAAGTCTTCCATTTCACAGTGGCAACAGGGACGCTTACGTACTCATACTTTGTCGCCACTATTGCAGGCTTATGATGAAATGTTACGCGATAAAGAGGAtttaatacaacaatacaaacagGAGTTTGGGCATTTTACGGGGGAATTGAAAACCGTAATAGAGGAAAACAATCGTTTGCAACAGGAAATAGAGAATCTAAAACGTGATGGAGGTAATTGGCGAGAAGAAAGAGCTAGACTTCAAGCTCAATTGGATATATGTCGACAAAAGGCAGATTCTCAAACTCGAAAAACCGATTTGGCCAAAGAAAAACTTGTTGAGGTGATGCATTGTTATGAGCAGAAGATTCAAACTTTAGTTTTAGACATGGAACACCTGCAAAGTGCCTATACACGCTGTAAAGCCGAATTAGCTTCACTGAAAAGTATGGCTGCTCTGCCACAAGACACCATTGCTACATCGCTGCAAGAATGCAAAGAACTATTGGAACAGCTACGACAACAGCACAGCAAAGAGAAACATTCATTGGAACGCACTATTGGTGAACTTTCCGAACGTAATACCAATGTagatataaaaatagaaaaacttaaacaagAAAACTCAAAGCTTAAACAAGAACTCGAAGAGCACCTCACCCAAACAAACGACTTACGTAAACGTAATGTTTCTCTCCAACGTTCAGTGGAAAAAGTTAAACGCTCTCGTGATCGTCTAAAAGCTCGCCTACGTATTGCTTTGCAATGGGCCCAAAAACTCGAAGAGGGTCAAGCAAATTTACAAACTACCTGGGATGCTCTTAAACGTTTGGAAACTATTGTCAAGCACAAAGAGTCTCAAGTGCGGGGACTACATGCCAGACACCTGCAGGAAATAGACAAATTAGAAAAGAAATTGGCTCAAAAAGAGGAAACTATTAAGACCATATTAAGGGATCGTCTTAACGTAAATACAAATCGATag